One Epidermidibacterium keratini DNA segment encodes these proteins:
- a CDS encoding RecB family exonuclease, which produces MSETSTSTPVHSPIATEPLRASLSPSRAGDFKTCPLLYRFRSIDRLPQKPTLATSRGTVVHSVLERLFDLPQAERTIARASDLVRPAWDDLIAAEPEIAELFADDADGSGLERFLTQARALVSTYFQMEDPSRFEPSGRELLVETTVGEGEGLLLRGYVDRLDEAPDGRIRVVDYKTGAAPREAFEAKALFQMKFYALVIWRNTGTIPAQLKLMYLSEGDSLMYSPEERELLSLERQLGALWAAIERSLRAEEFRANPSKLCGWCDFKDLCPAYGGTPPPFPRERVVDVAIDRRSEGVGTD; this is translated from the coding sequence TTCAAGACCTGCCCGCTGCTGTATCGCTTCCGCAGCATCGACCGGCTCCCGCAGAAGCCGACGTTGGCCACGAGCCGCGGCACCGTCGTTCACTCGGTTCTGGAGCGGCTGTTTGACCTGCCACAGGCCGAACGCACGATCGCGCGGGCCAGCGATCTCGTGCGCCCCGCGTGGGACGACCTGATCGCCGCTGAGCCGGAGATCGCCGAGCTGTTTGCCGACGATGCCGACGGCAGCGGCCTGGAGCGCTTCCTCACTCAGGCGCGTGCCCTGGTCTCGACGTACTTCCAGATGGAAGACCCGAGCCGCTTCGAGCCGTCTGGTCGCGAGCTGCTGGTCGAGACGACGGTCGGTGAGGGTGAGGGTCTGCTGCTGCGCGGCTACGTGGACCGCCTCGACGAGGCGCCCGACGGGCGCATCCGGGTCGTCGACTATAAGACCGGCGCAGCGCCGCGCGAGGCATTCGAGGCCAAGGCGCTGTTTCAGATGAAGTTCTACGCCCTGGTGATCTGGCGCAACACCGGCACGATCCCGGCGCAGCTGAAGCTGATGTACCTGTCCGAGGGCGACTCGCTGATGTACTCGCCCGAGGAGCGCGAGCTGCTGTCGCTGGAACGCCAGCTCGGTGCGCTATGGGCCGCGATCGAGCGGTCGCTGCGGGCCGAGGAGTTCCGGGCAAACCCCAGCAAGCTGTGCGGCTGGTGCGACTTCAAGGACCTGTGCCCGGCGTACGGCGGCACTCCCCCGCCGTTCCCGCGTGAGCGTGTGGTCGATGTGGCGATTGACCGTCGCAGCGAGGGCGTCGGTACCGACTAG
- a CDS encoding HAD family hydrolase, producing the protein MPPTDATPAAVLFDMDGTLVNTEPLWAVAETQLLAEHGLSWSTEQAEALTGWALEQAAEHLRGYGLPMGVEEIIGHLESMVMVHLREQLPWVSATRDLLVQCQQRGIPAALVTMSRREMAQIVIDAAPAPFAFSVTGDEVVHPKPDPWPYLHAAEVLGVPASRCVVIEDSATGAQSGRDAGCTVYTTGPNAGRILELPALPPDPSLDELLPLTSR; encoded by the coding sequence TTGCCGCCCACTGACGCGACGCCCGCCGCCGTCCTCTTCGACATGGACGGCACCCTGGTCAACACCGAGCCGCTATGGGCCGTCGCTGAGACGCAGCTGCTGGCCGAGCACGGGCTGAGCTGGAGCACCGAGCAGGCTGAAGCGCTGACCGGCTGGGCCTTGGAGCAAGCCGCCGAGCACCTGCGCGGCTACGGCCTACCGATGGGCGTCGAGGAGATCATCGGTCACCTGGAGTCAATGGTGATGGTGCACCTGCGCGAGCAGCTGCCGTGGGTCTCAGCGACCCGAGACCTGCTGGTGCAGTGCCAGCAGCGCGGCATTCCGGCGGCCTTGGTGACGATGTCGCGGCGCGAGATGGCTCAGATCGTGATCGACGCGGCGCCCGCGCCGTTTGCCTTCAGCGTGACCGGTGACGAGGTCGTGCACCCCAAGCCCGACCCGTGGCCGTACCTGCACGCCGCTGAGGTGCTCGGCGTACCCGCTTCGCGCTGCGTCGTGATCGAGGACTCCGCGACTGGAGCCCAGTCCGGGCGCGATGCCGGGTGCACCGTCTACACGACCGGGCCGAATGCGGGGCGGATCCTTGAGCTGCCCGCGCTGCCACCTGACCCGAGCCTGGACGAGCTGCTGCCGCTCACCTCGCGCTAG